One part of the Ralstonia pickettii genome encodes these proteins:
- the rpoE gene encoding RNA polymerase sigma factor RpoE: MSEREADQILVERVQQGDKRAFELLVVKYHRKIIRLVSRLIRDPAEVEDVAQDAFIKAYRALPQFRGESAFYTWLYRIAVNTAKNYLATQGRRPESSSDIDTEEAETFADGELLRDINTPDSMLHTKQVAETVNRAMEALPEELRTAITLREIEGLSYEEIAEAMECPIGTVRSRIFRAREAIAEKLRPLLGTVEGKRW; this comes from the coding sequence GTGAGCGAACGCGAAGCCGACCAGATCCTCGTCGAGCGCGTCCAGCAAGGCGACAAGCGAGCATTTGAACTGCTGGTGGTCAAGTATCACCGGAAGATCATTCGGCTCGTCTCCCGCCTGATCCGTGACCCGGCCGAAGTCGAGGATGTGGCACAGGATGCCTTTATCAAGGCCTACCGTGCGTTGCCCCAGTTCCGGGGGGAATCCGCGTTCTATACGTGGCTGTATCGCATCGCCGTCAACACGGCAAAGAATTACCTGGCGACGCAGGGTCGGCGCCCTGAATCGTCCAGCGACATCGACACCGAAGAGGCTGAAACTTTTGCCGACGGTGAGCTACTAAGGGATATCAATACGCCGGACTCCATGCTGCACACCAAGCAGGTGGCCGAAACGGTCAACCGTGCAATGGAAGCGCTGCCCGAAGAATTGCGTACTGCAATCACACTCCGGGAGATCGAGGGTCTGAGCTATGAGGAAATCGCTGAGGCAATGGAATGCCCGATCGGCACGGTCCGGTCCCGCATTTTCCGGGCGCGCGAGGCGATTGCCGAGAAATTGCGCCCCCTGCTGGGAACAGTCGAGGGCAAACGGTGGTAG
- a CDS encoding sigma-E factor negative regulatory protein, whose protein sequence is MGQAQLQTAEAEFAQRISALMDGEVAAHEVSSAVELAKDVEGAAHWREYQLIGDVLRSEDLLNTRSSEDFVSRFSAKLDAEPHLLVPAVAQRAKAQERHRFLVSPAWVRRIMPTTAVAAAVAAVSWVVVPQLRGPADGADGSPALVAKATQGGGAQALTVAATDNTPMIRDARLDEYLSAHRQSATNGMVVPYLRAVANGVANTQDSNQE, encoded by the coding sequence ATGGGTCAGGCTCAATTGCAAACAGCAGAAGCGGAGTTCGCGCAGCGCATCTCTGCTTTGATGGACGGCGAAGTCGCGGCGCACGAGGTGTCGTCTGCGGTCGAGCTCGCCAAGGATGTTGAGGGCGCTGCGCATTGGCGCGAATATCAACTGATCGGCGACGTGCTCCGGTCAGAAGATCTTCTGAACACGCGTTCCTCAGAAGATTTCGTCAGCCGGTTCTCGGCCAAGCTCGACGCCGAGCCGCATCTGCTGGTGCCGGCTGTGGCACAGCGTGCGAAAGCCCAGGAGAGGCACCGCTTCCTGGTCAGCCCCGCTTGGGTCCGCCGGATCATGCCGACGACCGCGGTGGCGGCGGCGGTGGCGGCCGTTAGCTGGGTTGTCGTGCCGCAGCTGCGCGGTCCTGCCGATGGTGCCGACGGCTCTCCCGCGTTGGTCGCCAAAGCGACGCAGGGTGGCGGCGCGCAGGCGCTGACCGTGGCGGCAACCGACAATACGCCAATGATCCGTGATGCCCGTCTGGACGAATACTTGAGCGCTCACCGCCAGTCGGCGACCAACGGTATGGTGGTTCCTTATCTGCGTGCAGTGGCCAACGGGGTGGCGAACACCCAGGACTCCAATCAGGAATAA
- a CDS encoding MucB/RseB C-terminal domain-containing protein: protein MSKVWHPVAGAGARKLQAVRRSVFLLLCVSALATAAQPQPDPMPRKEAASWLAKIHRAALKQNYVGTLTYQRGTGMHSTRIQHYADLFNNEYERVEALDGKQREMLRQNDVVRNLIYDVKLVVTEKQEHKDSFPALLATTNGDVLDQYDMRHLPTERVAGMDCEVFQLDPKDGYRYAYRIWAERNSGLLMRAQTIGEDGKVLEQVAFSQVELGVPSEKQKIVSAFKNLNGWSQYEIVTQPTNLAEQGWTIGNPVKGFQKIREVRRPLGDVAPAGKNASGFEVQQVVFSDGLAGLSLFIEPVSEKRTRREGFISQGATHVMVRRVADFWLTVVGEVPFATIKQFGAAVDYKPVSANATNKPVGAPQ from the coding sequence ATGTCGAAGGTGTGGCACCCCGTTGCCGGGGCAGGCGCCCGCAAGCTGCAGGCCGTTCGGCGGTCGGTTTTTCTTCTTCTGTGTGTTTCGGCGCTGGCGACTGCTGCGCAGCCGCAGCCCGATCCCATGCCGCGCAAGGAGGCCGCCTCCTGGCTCGCCAAAATCCATCGCGCGGCGCTCAAGCAGAACTATGTCGGCACGCTGACGTATCAGCGTGGCACCGGCATGCACTCCACCCGCATCCAGCATTACGCCGATCTCTTCAATAATGAGTATGAGCGCGTCGAAGCGCTGGACGGCAAGCAGCGCGAAATGCTGCGCCAGAATGACGTCGTCCGGAACCTGATTTACGACGTCAAACTCGTTGTGACGGAGAAGCAGGAGCACAAGGACAGCTTCCCCGCGCTGCTCGCCACCACCAATGGCGATGTGCTCGATCAATACGACATGCGCCATCTACCGACAGAGCGCGTCGCGGGCATGGATTGCGAAGTCTTCCAGCTCGATCCGAAGGACGGCTACCGCTATGCCTACCGTATCTGGGCGGAGCGTAACAGCGGTTTGCTTATGCGTGCCCAGACCATCGGTGAAGACGGCAAGGTGCTTGAACAGGTTGCCTTCTCGCAAGTCGAACTGGGTGTGCCGTCGGAAAAGCAGAAGATCGTTTCTGCGTTCAAGAACCTGAACGGCTGGAGTCAGTACGAGATCGTGACGCAGCCGACCAATCTGGCCGAGCAAGGCTGGACGATCGGCAACCCCGTCAAGGGCTTCCAGAAGATCCGCGAGGTGCGCCGTCCGCTGGGCGACGTTGCGCCGGCCGGCAAGAACGCTTCCGGTTTCGAGGTCCAGCAGGTCGTGTTCAGTGACGGGCTCGCAGGACTGTCGCTCTTCATTGAGCCGGTGTCGGAAAAACGCACGCGTCGCGAGGGCTTTATCTCGCAAGGGGCCACGCATGTGATGGTGCGACGTGTTGCCGATTTCTGGCTGACCGTGGTAGGCGAAGTCCCGTTTGCTACCATCAAGCAGTTTGGCGCAGCAGTCGACTACAAGCCGGTGTCCGCCAACGCGACCAACAAGCCTGTCGGCGCGCCGCAGTAG
- a CDS encoding DegQ family serine endoprotease encodes MRTARSVHALRLLCVAAALAVGSALTPAHAQNATGSVATGTYGLPDFADLVEKVSPAVVNIRTTEKVRMQQGGPNDDDMAEFFRRFFGVPMPGMPGQGQKRRNAPPQQEEEQSRGVGSGFIISGDGYILTNAHVVEGAETIYVTLIDKREYKAKLIGLDKRTDVALVKVEATGLPSLKLGDSDKVRVGEWVLAIGSPFGLDNTVTAGIVSAKGRDTGDYLPFIQSDVAVNPGNSGGPLINLRGEVIGINNQIYSQSGGYMGISFSIPIDEAMRVAEQLKATGRVTRGRIGVAIDNVPKDAAESLGLGRARGAYVGNVESGGPADKAGIEAGDIVLKYNGRDIEKAGDLQRQVGETKPGTRATVQVWRKGATRDLTVTVAELQADTKVAQRSKGAQPDNSQQGPGKPNALGLVVSDLSDGARREFKTKSGVEVQVSEGPAARVGIRPGDLILRVGDTDVTNAKQFNEVVARLDKNRMVAVFVRRGDATQVVTLRPSAARSGSGQ; translated from the coding sequence ATGCGTACCGCTCGATCCGTTCACGCTTTGCGTCTACTGTGCGTTGCCGCCGCCTTGGCGGTCGGGAGCGCGCTGACGCCCGCCCACGCCCAGAACGCCACGGGTAGCGTGGCTACGGGCACGTATGGCCTTCCCGATTTTGCCGATCTGGTCGAGAAAGTCAGCCCCGCTGTCGTCAACATCCGCACGACCGAAAAGGTCCGTATGCAGCAGGGTGGTCCGAACGATGACGACATGGCCGAGTTCTTCCGCCGCTTCTTCGGTGTGCCGATGCCTGGCATGCCCGGGCAGGGCCAGAAGCGCCGCAACGCGCCGCCCCAACAGGAAGAGGAACAGAGCCGCGGCGTCGGTTCCGGCTTCATCATCTCGGGTGACGGCTACATCTTGACCAACGCGCATGTGGTGGAAGGCGCGGAAACCATCTACGTCACGCTGATCGACAAACGCGAGTACAAAGCCAAGCTGATCGGCCTGGACAAACGCACCGATGTAGCGCTCGTCAAGGTGGAGGCGACGGGGTTGCCCAGCCTTAAGCTCGGCGATTCCGACAAGGTGCGCGTTGGCGAGTGGGTGCTTGCGATTGGTTCTCCCTTTGGTCTCGACAATACGGTGACGGCGGGCATTGTGTCGGCCAAGGGACGCGATACCGGCGACTACCTGCCGTTCATCCAGTCCGATGTGGCAGTCAACCCAGGCAACTCGGGCGGCCCGCTGATCAACCTGCGTGGTGAGGTGATCGGCATCAACAACCAGATCTACAGCCAGAGCGGCGGCTACATGGGCATCTCGTTCTCGATCCCGATCGACGAGGCGATGCGTGTGGCTGAGCAGTTGAAGGCGACGGGGCGCGTGACGCGGGGCCGCATCGGCGTGGCAATCGACAACGTGCCGAAGGACGCAGCGGAGTCGCTGGGTCTGGGCCGTGCGCGCGGCGCCTATGTCGGCAATGTCGAGTCGGGTGGGCCTGCAGACAAGGCCGGCATCGAGGCTGGTGACATCGTCTTGAAGTACAACGGCCGCGATATCGAGAAGGCGGGAGACTTGCAGCGCCAGGTCGGCGAGACCAAGCCGGGCACGCGCGCAACCGTGCAGGTCTGGCGCAAGGGCGCAACGCGCGATCTGACCGTGACGGTCGCCGAGTTGCAGGCCGATACGAAGGTGGCGCAGCGCTCCAAGGGCGCGCAGCCTGATAACAGCCAGCAGGGCCCGGGCAAGCCGAATGCCCTCGGGCTGGTGGTGTCGGACTTGTCCGACGGCGCGCGTCGCGAGTTCAAGACCAAGAGTGGCGTTGAGGTGCAGGTGTCGGAAGGACCGGCGGCGCGTGTCGGCATTCGCCCAGGCGATCTGATCCTGCGTGTCGGCGATACGGATGTCACCAACGCCAAGCAGTTCAACGAGGTGGTCGCCAGGCTCGACAAGAACCGCATGGTTGCCGTGTTTGTGCGTCGCGGCGACGCCACCCAGGTGGTGACACTGCGCCCGAGCGCAGCCCGCTCGGGAAGTGGTCAGTGA
- a CDS encoding glutaredoxin family protein, which translates to MIELTLYGRTYCHLCEDMKNALEPLRRGFSFVLHEVDIDSDPALEARFDELVPVLMTGAPETPPEDARELCHYFLDVQAVQAWLTAQSAHN; encoded by the coding sequence GTGATCGAACTCACGCTCTACGGCCGCACGTACTGCCATTTGTGCGAGGACATGAAAAACGCGCTGGAGCCACTCCGGCGCGGTTTTTCTTTTGTACTGCACGAAGTGGACATCGACAGCGACCCTGCGCTGGAGGCCCGGTTTGATGAATTGGTGCCCGTGCTGATGACCGGTGCGCCGGAAACCCCGCCGGAAGACGCGCGCGAGCTGTGCCACTACTTTCTGGATGTACAAGCTGTGCAAGCGTGGCTTACAGCACAAAGCGCGCACAACTGA
- the lepA gene encoding translation elongation factor 4 produces MDNIRNFSIIAHIDHGKSTLADRIIQLCGGLSDREMEAQVLDSMDIEKERGITIKAQTAALSYKAQDGKVYNLNLIDTPGHVDFSYEVSRSLSACEGALLVVDASQGVEAQTVANCYTAIELGVEVVPVLNKIDLPAADPENAIQEIEDVIGIDATDATRCSAKTGVGVADVLEALIAKVPTPKGDPAAPLQALIIDSWFDNYVGVVMLVRVVNGTLRAKDKVLLMATGAQHLVEQVGVFSPKSVPRESLSAGQVGFVIAGIKELKAAKVGDTITHMAPRKADAPLPGFKEVKPQVFAGLYPVEANQYEALRESLEKLKLNDASLQYEPEVSQALGFGFRCGFLGLLHMEIVQERLEREFDMDLITTAPTVVYQVQLRDGTMVQVENPAKMPADPSKIEAILEPIVTVNLYMPQEYVGAVITLCEQKRGSQINMSYHGRQVQLTYEIPMGEIVLDFFDRLKSVSRGYASMDYEFKEYRVSDVVKVDILINGDKVDALSIIVHRSNSTYRGREVAAKMREIIPRQMYDVAIQAAIGANVIARENVKALRKNVLAKCYGGDISRKKKLLEKQKEGKKRMKQVGTVEIPQEAFLAILRVEEK; encoded by the coding sequence ATGGACAATATCCGTAATTTCTCGATCATCGCCCACATCGACCACGGCAAATCGACGCTGGCCGACCGCATCATCCAGTTGTGTGGCGGGCTCTCCGACCGCGAGATGGAGGCCCAGGTGCTGGACTCGATGGATATCGAGAAGGAGCGCGGCATCACCATCAAGGCGCAGACCGCCGCGCTGTCTTATAAGGCTCAAGACGGCAAGGTCTACAACCTCAACCTGATCGATACCCCGGGACACGTCGACTTCAGCTACGAGGTCAGCCGTTCGCTGTCCGCGTGCGAGGGCGCGCTCCTGGTGGTCGACGCTTCCCAAGGTGTGGAAGCGCAGACCGTCGCCAACTGCTACACCGCCATCGAGTTGGGCGTGGAAGTGGTGCCGGTGCTCAACAAAATCGACTTGCCTGCAGCCGATCCGGAAAACGCGATCCAGGAAATCGAAGACGTCATCGGCATCGACGCCACCGATGCGACGCGCTGCTCCGCCAAGACCGGCGTGGGCGTGGCGGACGTGCTCGAAGCGCTGATCGCCAAAGTGCCGACGCCGAAGGGCGACCCGGCTGCGCCGCTGCAAGCGCTGATCATCGACTCGTGGTTCGACAACTACGTCGGCGTTGTGATGCTCGTGCGCGTGGTGAACGGCACGCTGCGCGCCAAGGACAAAGTCCTGCTGATGGCAACCGGTGCGCAGCATTTGGTGGAGCAGGTCGGCGTATTTTCGCCGAAGTCGGTGCCGCGTGAATCGCTGTCTGCCGGGCAGGTGGGCTTCGTCATCGCGGGCATCAAGGAACTGAAGGCTGCCAAGGTGGGCGACACGATTACCCACATGGCGCCGCGCAAGGCGGACGCCCCGCTGCCGGGCTTCAAGGAAGTCAAGCCTCAGGTGTTTGCGGGCCTGTATCCAGTGGAAGCGAACCAGTACGAAGCGCTGCGCGAATCGCTGGAAAAACTCAAGCTTAACGACGCGTCGCTGCAGTACGAGCCCGAAGTGTCGCAGGCATTGGGCTTCGGCTTCCGCTGCGGCTTCCTGGGCCTGCTGCACATGGAGATCGTGCAGGAGCGCCTGGAGCGCGAGTTCGACATGGACCTGATCACCACCGCGCCGACGGTGGTCTATCAGGTCCAACTGCGGGATGGCACGATGGTGCAGGTCGAAAACCCGGCCAAGATGCCGGCCGACCCGAGCAAGATCGAGGCGATTCTCGAGCCGATCGTCACGGTCAATCTGTACATGCCCCAGGAGTACGTGGGCGCCGTGATTACATTGTGCGAGCAGAAGCGTGGCTCGCAGATCAACATGAGCTACCACGGCCGCCAAGTCCAGTTGACGTACGAAATCCCGATGGGCGAGATCGTGCTGGACTTCTTCGACCGGCTGAAATCCGTCTCGCGCGGTTATGCGTCCATGGACTACGAGTTCAAGGAATACCGCGTGTCGGACGTGGTCAAGGTCGACATCCTCATCAACGGCGACAAGGTCGATGCCTTGTCCATCATCGTCCACCGTTCGAACAGCACGTACCGTGGCCGTGAAGTGGCCGCCAAGATGCGCGAGATCATTCCGCGCCAGATGTACGACGTAGCGATCCAGGCAGCCATTGGCGCGAACGTGATCGCCCGCGAAAACGTCAAGGCATTGCGTAAAAACGTACTGGCCAAGTGCTACGGCGGTGATATTTCGCGCAAGAAGAAGCTCCTCGAAAAGCAGAAAGAAGGCAAGAAGCGCATGAAGCAGGTGGGTACCGTTGAAATTCCGCAAGAGGCTTTCCTGGCCATCCTGCGCGTCGAAGAAAAATAA